In the Oncorhynchus nerka isolate Pitt River linkage group LG6, Oner_Uvic_2.0, whole genome shotgun sequence genome, GTACATCAGGTTGTACAAGTTTGTGGAGGTGGTGAACATGAGCTGGTTGAGGGCCGCCGGTTTGACCGGCACCCCCAGGAACCTGTGGATCCTTTCAGCTGTCTCCTGGGGGAAAGTGACTATGTCCTCAAACCTCACCTGGAGGTAGGCCTCTGCCTGGAGGCTCCCACTGACCCGGAGCACTGCAGCAGTGTGTGCCAGCCACAGGTGAGCCAGCAGGAGGACGGCGCTGGCCTCCGAGTGGGACAAGAGCCTCCGGATCATTCTGAACTCAGGGGCTGAGACTGGGCACCTGTCCGTGGTACTGCTACTGTTACCGTCCACCTTGAATATCAGGGACAGGTGTTGAGGAATGTTTTTAAGGGAGTAAAAGCTGGGTTTACTGTTATAGAGCATGAGATAGATCCACGCCCGGGGGTCTCTGACTACATTGATGGTCCTCAGGGACGGGCCCACCACCTCCTGAAGGAAGGGGAGTTTGAGCCCCCAGCTTCCACTCCTCATGTTGAGGACCACGCGGGCATTGGGGTACTCACTGACGTGGCGCCTCATCTCCCTGACGTACTCAGCATCCCGATCAAGGCCGCCCCTCATCTTGCCCCTCAGCTCGGCGGCAGGCTCCTTCCTCctagtcctcttcctcctgtcaCTGCCGGGGCCTGGGGCTCTCTGGGGCAGCTTGGCCCTGCTACTCTCCACTAGCTGGATGTTCTGCAAATGCAGCTTGGTGTTGTGGACCAGAGAATGCAGCCAGCCCTGGATGATTTTAAAGCGTCCGCGCAGGGCGTCCGTTCTGGACCACTCACAGGCATCAACCAGCGAGTCAAATTCGAACTCGGTCTCTGGAATGTCTACATGCTCCGTGGGGACACGAATGTAAACAAAGTCGGAGCTGTTGTCAAAAAGGTTCTTAAGTATTTCAGATCCTGAGCCAGGCAGGGTCGTTATGACAACGGTTGGCAGGGCAAAGCGATGTTGATCATAAAGTCTGGTTTGTTTGCTGACCTCTGGGTCAGTGCTGACACCTTTCCATTTGACCCCACATAGGAGTTGATCGCAGGTGTTTGACACGAACAACAGCGCAGCTATCCACAGTATGAGCACTGAGAACAGAGCATAGCGCATCAGTCTACTGAAGCACACATAGAACTTTCTCTGCAGGGTCAAAAAAACAATAGCAACACAAAGTATCACCCCCGCTATCACATTGACTGTGAATCCAAAATCAAACAGCTGATTGTCCACTGTGTTTTGTTTCGGAACCAGTTGAGTCCCCAGGCCATATCGAATGATCTGATGTCTGTCTTCCATTTTGGCATAACCCCCAAATCCTAAATAACTTAATCTTGTTCCTATGTCTTTATAGTTTGTAACAACTGAAACTATTTTCTCTGTGTTGTTTATAACTAGAGATAGTCTGACACCATTTTTGCTACTGTCCAGAAATCGACAGTTGGACACTTTGACATAAGGTCCATGCATCACATAGGCCACTCGGCTTACTGTGCCCCTCATGTGGAAAGTGACGTTAACATACTGTGTCCACCTCTTTTTGAACTCCGCAGCCTGCTCGGCCTCCTGTATCCTAGTATCTGGGCTGAGACCCTGGCTGTCAAACCAGAACATTTTATAATGAGCATCCCACACATCCATCAACGCCCCATTGTACTTGTCCATGAATTTATAGGGGACATATTTGAAGTCAATGTCGAGGTTGTGGAAGAACGCACTCTGCGAGGTGATGGGCGAATCGTCCAGCTTCTCAACATGGTCCAGTACTAGCAAGGTCTGGGAGTTGAGCAGCACAAGGGCCCTGTAGACACTCCTCAGCCGCATGGCAGGAGAGTAAGCTGGGGCTGCCTCCCCACTTACAaacatagtgtctctatgggagGAGGCAGCGATCAGCTCCCCAGCAGCATCCCCTACCCCTTCATCTGTCCAGCGCAGCCATTTAGCACACTCCCCCAGCTGGCCCTCCCATGGAGCGTTACACTGGCTACTGGGAGAGGGTCCGAACACCAGCACATTGTTCAGATAACTGTACTTAGGCCCGTAAAGTGCTTCAGACACAAATACCTGTCCGTTAGGGGCAAAAGTGAAGGAGTTTTGGTCCGGGTGCTCGTGGCCTGGGTTGAAGCTATTCCAGCCGTCCAGCCATGAATAGGGCTTTGCATGAACGATGTCATACACGGCACGGCCACCCAGCTTCCCGGATTTAAAGGAGACAAATGTGTTTCCCTGACCGTTGGGCAGCCCAGCTCCGTACGTCACCACACCCCAGTTGGAGAAAATATGCATCCTGGCTTTGCCAAAGCCATGGGGAGGTTGTGCAGTGAGATGGGCATTGTACCAGATGTACTCAGTGTGTAGGGTAGTCCAGCGCTGGGCAGAGGACTGACCCATGGGACCATCTTTGGGCCTGTGCTTTCTAATCTGCTGGGCTAGCCAGTTCCCAGTGCCGTTTCTTATAACAAATGTGTCTAGGAACACCAGCTGGCTCTCTGGGCCGTAGAACCAGTTGTAGTTGGAGTCGGCTATGCCCACAGTCCTCTGAAAGCCGGGCAGAAGAGTGGCATAGTAGAACCAGAAGTGTTCCCGCAGCcagttgttctgtgtgttgtcaATGTTGAAATGACGTTGCGCTAAGAAAACATACTGAGTGATCGACTTGGCTGTATAGCTCCCGTATGCCACGCCCTCATCTAGTGACCCGTCTACAACGTGGTTTAGGAGAAACATGGTCTTCTCCATATAATTGACTGACACCTGTTTCCAAACCATCGTTTCTGGGTCCTCATGGGCGCCGACCACAATAGCCCCAGTCAAGATGGCTAATATATTAGTGGTTTGATGATTTTGGAGATACTGCTTCCCCCAACCCCTATACTTAGATGTTTCATACAGCTCCTCTGTCTCAGAGCGAATTCTCTTGAGGTAAACATCCCGTCGGTGCTCGTCCAGGAACGAGTAAATAAAGTCATATGCGGTGGCAAACCCAGTAAGTGAGTGTGCCAAGGGCACCTCATCATTGGGAGCACTGGTCACCTTCCAGTCCGGGTAATTTGCCATTCTATCCATAAACTTCATGAGAAACTGCAGGGCACCTGAATCCTCTGGGCACAGCAGGCAATACAGAGCAAGGGGGGGTAGGTTGTTCCCGTAAATCTCATTCCACTTGCTAGTAAACTCCTCATGTTTTGCAGGGGGCATGTAAAGGGGCACATTGGACAGCATGGTCAGGACCGCTGCTCTGATTACTTTGAAAATGTGGCTGTGTGTGCTGGATGATCTTTGCCTCATAAGCTGTACATCAACTTGGTTGAAATACAGGTTGGGATGAGAATCGGTAGATTGAAGTTTTCGCTGCTCTGATGCTTTACCCTGGGTGAGTTTGAGCGGCACCAAATCATCCGTGAAAATGTATTTTTCGGACGCATTGAATACACCCGAAAAGGCCATTCCCACTGCCAAGAGTGCCAGTAAAAATATATAGCACCCTATCCACTTTTTTGCCATGGTCCAAGACATTTTGTTGTCGTGTTGTCTATATTATCATCTCTTTTTTGAAGCTGAATGGCAAATTTAAGTATTTTTCAAAAACTTCAGAAATGTATTTTGGAGACATATTCAAATATATATGAGATGTGTTTTCTGACAGTTCAATCTCACATCCCCTAAAAAAAACGACAGACTATATTATTTCACAATAAAATAGCATGCATTCTACAATACCAGTCAGCGTGAATAATTGCCAGGAGGCCAGAGTTTGACAGCACTAATGTTCTGCCTACTGTATAGGCTACTCCAGTCCAATACCGTACACAAACGCACAATGTCCATCTCCACTTGGAAAGGTTTGAAAACGCAGCAGACAGATAAAGTTTTGGAGGTGTGGACATCTGTTCTAACCCATAAAATAAGAGTACAATCAAACAACAATTTTACATAAATATTTTAGAAAAATTAAACATAGAATTATCCATGAATCTTTTCCGTTTTTGCCGGCACGTTGTCAATCCTCACTGGAGTGTGGCGCATGGAGTGACTGGCATCTCTCCTGCTGCGAGCAGCAGCAAACTCGTATTCATCTCTCCCCCCAAAAAAATTCCTCCTGGAAAAACATCAGTCAGCCCCAGTCCGTGTCCGGTCCAATCACAGACACCCAAAGGCTTTTTATTCTCCTCGATCGAGCTGAAATATCCACAAACCAAAGAAAATAGCGCATTTCCGCATTTAACATTGCGAGCTGTCGCGATGATGTACTGTCCGAATCCAAGGTTTAGTCGTTTTCCATTCTAAAATGATGTATTTTCCCCTATTCGCAGTTTGTCTTCTTTCCCAAACCAACGAACGTTAGATTAAGTAGGCTAGTTAAAAAGGGAAAGTTGTCGTCACTGCCAACCAAGTA is a window encoding:
- the LOC115130325 gene encoding dermatan-sulfate epimerase-like protein, with product MSWTMAKKWIGCYIFLLALLAVGMAFSGVFNASEKYIFTDDLVPLKLTQGKASEQRKLQSTDSHPNLYFNQVDVQLMRQRSSSTHSHIFKVIRAAVLTMLSNVPLYMPPAKHEEFTSKWNEIYGNNLPPLALYCLLCPEDSGALQFLMKFMDRMANYPDWKVTSAPNDEVPLAHSLTGFATAYDFIYSFLDEHRRDVYLKRIRSETEELYETSKYRGWGKQYLQNHQTTNILAILTGAIVVGAHEDPETMVWKQVSVNYMEKTMFLLNHVVDGSLDEGVAYGSYTAKSITQYVFLAQRHFNIDNTQNNWLREHFWFYYATLLPGFQRTVGIADSNYNWFYGPESQLVFLDTFVIRNGTGNWLAQQIRKHRPKDGPMGQSSAQRWTTLHTEYIWYNAHLTAQPPHGFGKARMHIFSNWGVVTYGAGLPNGQGNTFVSFKSGKLGGRAVYDIVHAKPYSWLDGWNSFNPGHEHPDQNSFTFAPNGQVFVSEALYGPKYSYLNNVLVFGPSPSSQCNAPWEGQLGECAKWLRWTDEGVGDAAGELIAASSHRDTMFVSGEAAPAYSPAMRLRSVYRALVLLNSQTLLVLDHVEKLDDSPITSQSAFFHNLDIDFKYVPYKFMDKYNGALMDVWDAHYKMFWFDSQGLSPDTRIQEAEQAAEFKKRWTQYVNVTFHMRGTVSRVAYVMHGPYVKVSNCRFLDSSKNGVRLSLVINNTEKIVSVVTNYKDIGTRLSYLGFGGYAKMEDRHQIIRYGLGTQLVPKQNTVDNQLFDFGFTVNVIAGVILCVAIVFLTLQRKFYVCFSRLMRYALFSVLILWIAALLFVSNTCDQLLCGVKWKGVSTDPEVSKQTRLYDQHRFALPTVVITTLPGSGSEILKNLFDNSSDFVYIRVPTEHVDIPETEFEFDSLVDACEWSRTDALRGRFKIIQGWLHSLVHNTKLHLQNIQLVESSRAKLPQRAPGPGSDRRKRTRRKEPAAELRGKMRGGLDRDAEYVREMRRHVSEYPNARVVLNMRSGSWGLKLPFLQEVVGPSLRTINVVRDPRAWIYLMLYNSKPSFYSLKNIPQHLSLIFKVDGNSSSTTDRCPVSAPEFRMIRRLLSHSEASAVLLLAHLWLAHTAAVLRVSGSLQAEAYLQVRFEDIVTFPQETAERIHRFLGVPVKPAALNQLMFTTSTNLYNLMYEGDISPANINIWRQNMPRKDIRLIEDTCGVVMKRLGYSRFIS